One segment of Sulfobacillus thermosulfidooxidans DSM 9293 DNA contains the following:
- a CDS encoding aminotransferase class I/II-fold pyridoxal phosphate-dependent enzyme: MEPAKRLKRLPTQFFAQLIQRAEQLKHAGYDVINLGQGNPDQPAPDFVIKKLQQAAENPSYHRYISFKGLPALKQAVADWYRRHYDVQLDAEKEIAILIGSKIGLQEISLALLNPGDKALVPDPGYPDYWSGIQLAGAEMKKWPLHPQTGYPDPDLLTTDMRLAFLNYPNNPTGKLASKELFDAVITKAMETETILAHDLAYGDIVFDGKRAQSLLARPGGKAVGIEFTTISKSFNMAGFRLGFAAGHAEVIQYLETLQDHLHCSQYGAIQEAAITALTDSEEFVRALRSLYQSRRDAFLEALPPSYRPPATEGSIFQWMALPKGFPSSLDFAQGLAETVHVIVAPGVGFGEGGEGYIRISLTENENRLKEAARRLTAFMDKAR; the protein is encoded by the coding sequence ATGGAACCCGCAAAGCGTCTTAAGCGCCTACCCACACAATTTTTTGCTCAACTTATTCAACGTGCTGAACAACTCAAACACGCCGGATATGATGTTATTAACCTCGGACAAGGCAATCCCGATCAACCTGCTCCCGACTTTGTCATCAAAAAATTACAACAAGCGGCAGAGAATCCCTCTTATCACCGTTATATTTCTTTTAAAGGTCTTCCCGCGTTAAAACAAGCCGTAGCAGATTGGTATCGTCGGCATTACGATGTTCAACTCGATGCGGAAAAGGAAATCGCCATTTTAATCGGAAGCAAAATTGGCCTACAAGAAATTTCTTTAGCGTTGCTAAATCCCGGTGATAAGGCCCTAGTCCCTGACCCCGGCTACCCTGATTACTGGTCGGGAATTCAACTGGCCGGAGCCGAAATGAAAAAATGGCCGCTCCATCCACAAACAGGTTATCCCGATCCGGATCTCTTGACCACCGATATGCGCTTAGCGTTTTTAAATTACCCCAACAATCCGACAGGTAAACTGGCGTCCAAAGAATTGTTTGATGCGGTCATTACTAAAGCCATGGAGACAGAGACCATCTTAGCTCATGACTTAGCCTATGGCGACATCGTCTTTGATGGCAAGCGAGCCCAAAGTCTCTTAGCCCGGCCAGGTGGCAAAGCCGTGGGCATTGAATTTACGACCATTTCCAAGTCATTTAATATGGCGGGATTTCGTTTAGGCTTTGCCGCTGGTCATGCCGAGGTTATTCAGTATTTGGAAACATTGCAAGATCATTTACATTGCAGTCAATATGGTGCCATCCAAGAAGCCGCCATTACAGCGCTTACAGATTCCGAAGAATTTGTCAGGGCACTAAGAAGCTTATACCAAAGTCGCCGCGATGCGTTTCTCGAGGCTTTACCACCCTCCTACCGTCCGCCAGCGACGGAAGGATCGATTTTTCAGTGGATGGCTTTGCCTAAGGGCTTTCCCTCTTCCTTAGACTTTGCACAAGGTCTGGCGGAAACCGTTCACGTGATTGTCGCTCCGGGTGTCGGATTTGGTGAGGGCGGCGAGGGGTATATCCGCATTTCCTTGACGGAAAACGAAAACCGGCTTAAAGAAGCGGCCAGGCGACTTACGGCGTTCATGGACAAGGCGCGCTAA
- the sor gene encoding sulfur oxygenase/reductase, whose amino-acid sequence MPRPYIAINDAKVVNAESSFQAFQQVGPKVCMVTANHPGFVGFQNHVQIGVFPMGGRYGGAKMDMHEELNPIGIRQYTMWKRWEDHEEMHYQQFDSIFRLCSSCLGMVVEGPWEDVYEIVSSDLPEVIAMTDVPSKLGAAFMAGQQPAPVAMPYGQRVIAGSDHYIIPGREQEFETAITDLMKMFQKAPGFLGYMVLKQIGASAIGSFQLQPEGIHQALQTLGDNPPKNKEGNFKLIEAKKTPTKYLVHMEWMDLNSAMFGISRVVINGRYRAQHDKALATLVQGPYVTLWSPMMEDTSWREYLNE is encoded by the coding sequence ATGCCTCGTCCATATATCGCAATTAATGATGCAAAAGTAGTTAATGCTGAATCGAGTTTTCAAGCATTTCAACAAGTTGGACCAAAAGTTTGTATGGTGACCGCGAATCACCCCGGATTCGTTGGTTTCCAGAACCACGTGCAAATCGGTGTGTTCCCCATGGGTGGTCGTTACGGCGGCGCCAAAATGGACATGCACGAAGAACTAAACCCCATTGGTATTCGTCAATACACTATGTGGAAGCGCTGGGAAGACCACGAAGAAATGCACTACCAGCAATTCGACAGTATTTTCCGTCTCTGCTCCAGCTGCTTAGGTATGGTTGTTGAAGGCCCTTGGGAAGATGTGTATGAAATCGTCAGTTCTGATTTGCCGGAAGTCATCGCGATGACTGACGTTCCTTCGAAGCTCGGAGCAGCCTTCATGGCCGGACAGCAACCGGCTCCTGTAGCCATGCCGTATGGTCAGCGTGTGATTGCGGGATCTGATCACTATATCATTCCCGGCCGCGAACAAGAATTTGAAACCGCTATTACTGATTTGATGAAGATGTTCCAGAAGGCTCCGGGTTTCTTGGGTTACATGGTCTTAAAGCAAATTGGTGCCTCCGCCATTGGAAGCTTCCAGCTGCAACCAGAAGGGATTCACCAGGCACTGCAAACCTTGGGAGACAACCCACCCAAGAACAAAGAAGGCAATTTCAAACTCATCGAGGCGAAGAAGACCCCAACCAAGTACCTGGTTCACATGGAGTGGATGGACTTAAACTCGGCGATGTTTGGGATTTCTCGTGTGGTGATTAACGGACGTTACCGTGCTCAGCACGACAAGGCGTTAGCCACATTGGTCCAAGGACCTTACGTGACATTATGGAGCCCGATGATGGAAGACACGTCATGGCGGGAATATCTCAACGAGTAA
- a CDS encoding IS110 family transposase — protein MAKHSVEQSDGRKQGLGVGGIDVAKDWHYVQWLDTNGRPVGKAFRFANTRAGFEAMWERRPSEEVRVGMESTGHYWVGLAHWLRAHGAEVVLVQPAHVHRLKELDDNTPTKTDAKDARVIARLVYDGRWFRWEPRGGALAQLATLAVTRRQHHQDVMRWRARIAGWIHQYFPEFFTVFKAWDGKAALTTLDTLPTPDLVLAQSVDAIADQFKAATTHRVGAKRAHALHQAAVDSIGIPVGRATARLQLASYLRSWRAALAAQTAIEAAQAAILEDWTPAQPLFSIPGFGPQVIATVLGELGDLSRFADARQAQKMAGLNLTQTSSGHRQGPTHIAKRGRPAARAVLYQAACVAVAKDPQWKAWYQSLTRRAAHPLAPKAAMVAVATKLLRVAWACMKHGQAYDAARLFPLGEVSTAA, from the coding sequence ATGGCTAAGCACAGTGTAGAGCAGAGCGACGGAAGAAAGCAAGGACTGGGGGTGGGCGGCATCGACGTGGCGAAGGACTGGCATTATGTGCAATGGCTGGACACGAACGGGCGGCCTGTCGGTAAAGCCTTTCGGTTCGCCAATACCCGTGCGGGATTTGAGGCGATGTGGGAGCGGCGGCCGTCCGAGGAGGTCCGCGTTGGCATGGAGTCCACCGGGCACTATTGGGTTGGGTTGGCCCATTGGCTCCGTGCGCACGGCGCGGAGGTGGTGCTGGTGCAGCCGGCTCACGTCCATCGACTCAAGGAATTGGATGACAATACCCCGACCAAGACCGACGCCAAGGATGCCCGGGTTATCGCCCGACTCGTCTATGATGGCCGGTGGTTCCGGTGGGAGCCGCGCGGCGGCGCGCTGGCCCAGCTGGCCACGTTGGCGGTGACGCGTCGGCAGCACCACCAGGACGTCATGCGATGGCGAGCGCGCATTGCCGGCTGGATCCATCAATACTTTCCGGAATTCTTCACGGTCTTCAAGGCGTGGGATGGGAAAGCGGCGCTGACGACGCTGGATACGCTCCCGACGCCGGACTTGGTGTTAGCGCAGTCCGTGGATGCGATAGCGGACCAGTTTAAGGCCGCCACCACACATCGCGTCGGCGCTAAACGCGCCCACGCCTTGCACCAGGCCGCCGTGGACTCCATTGGGATTCCCGTAGGCCGGGCGACTGCGCGTCTCCAACTCGCCTCCTATCTTCGGAGTTGGCGCGCGGCGCTCGCCGCGCAAACGGCCATTGAAGCCGCGCAAGCCGCCATTTTAGAGGACTGGACTCCTGCTCAGCCGTTATTCAGCATTCCGGGATTCGGGCCCCAGGTCATTGCCACGGTGTTGGGCGAGTTGGGGGACTTGTCCCGATTCGCCGATGCGCGCCAAGCGCAGAAAATGGCGGGACTCAATCTCACCCAAACCAGCTCGGGACACCGCCAAGGCCCAACGCATATTGCCAAACGGGGACGTCCCGCCGCGCGTGCCGTGCTGTATCAGGCCGCGTGCGTCGCGGTGGCCAAGGATCCCCAGTGGAAGGCCTGGTATCAGTCGCTCACCCGACGGGCGGCGCATCCGCTCGCCCCGAAAGCCGCCATGGTGGCGGTCGCGACGAAGCTCCTCCGGGTGGCCTGGGCGTGCATGAAGCACGGACAGGCGTATGATGCGGCGCGACTGTTCCCCCTGGGGGAGGTGTCGACCGCCGCGTAA
- a CDS encoding IS110 family transposase has translation MDSVLYVGIDTSLGAHVVCAMAADGQVVARTTVPNDQAGAEQFVAWLHPHAAPYARLAIGVEATSVYHVPLMEWLTQTPDLQRWQPTWYVLNPKVVQKFRETYVDRGKTDRADAALIADVMRFGRVTPWTPPDPRYAALQVLTRHRRQLSHLITQEKNRALVQLFCVWGQYAHTEEPFFSNVFGVASQTVLERYTPDTLAAIPLADLVAEIAAAGRQRLKAPDDIAQTLHRLARRAFRLHPDEQDARHQSLVLHLDTIRALEHQQQALDKVIARDMQAFRQTLTTIPGIGPVYGAGLLAEIGPIERFPSENALAKYAGLTWRPHQSGNFDADIRPLTRTGNVYLRYYFIEAAERVRVRDPQFKAFYEKKYHEATHHAHKRALVLTARKLVGVVYGMLTRGQIYDERKLMPH, from the coding sequence ATGGATAGCGTGTTGTACGTCGGTATTGACACCAGTCTCGGGGCTCACGTCGTCTGCGCGATGGCGGCGGATGGCCAGGTCGTCGCGCGGACGACCGTCCCCAACGATCAGGCGGGGGCCGAGCAATTCGTCGCCTGGCTGCACCCCCACGCCGCGCCGTACGCGCGGCTGGCCATTGGCGTCGAGGCCACGTCCGTGTACCATGTGCCGCTGATGGAATGGCTGACGCAAACCCCCGACTTGCAGCGGTGGCAACCCACCTGGTACGTCCTCAATCCGAAAGTCGTCCAGAAATTCCGAGAGACCTATGTGGATCGGGGCAAAACCGACCGAGCGGATGCCGCCCTGATTGCGGATGTCATGCGGTTTGGGCGCGTCACGCCCTGGACCCCGCCGGATCCGCGCTATGCGGCGTTGCAGGTCTTGACCCGCCATCGTCGGCAGCTGAGCCACCTCATCACCCAAGAAAAAAATCGCGCGTTGGTGCAATTGTTTTGTGTCTGGGGGCAGTATGCCCATACGGAGGAGCCGTTTTTCTCGAACGTCTTTGGGGTAGCGTCGCAAACCGTGTTGGAACGCTACACGCCCGATACGCTGGCAGCCATCCCGCTGGCGGATCTGGTGGCGGAAATCGCGGCGGCCGGTCGCCAACGGCTGAAAGCGCCCGATGACATTGCGCAGACCTTGCACCGCTTGGCGCGGCGCGCCTTTCGGTTGCATCCGGACGAGCAGGACGCGCGGCACCAAAGCTTGGTCCTGCATTTGGACACCATCCGGGCCTTGGAACATCAACAACAGGCGCTGGACAAAGTGATTGCCCGTGACATGCAGGCGTTTCGCCAAACCCTGACCACGATTCCGGGGATTGGTCCGGTCTATGGCGCGGGCCTCTTGGCCGAAATCGGTCCCATCGAACGATTTCCGTCGGAAAATGCCTTGGCCAAATATGCGGGGCTGACCTGGCGCCCGCATCAATCGGGGAATTTTGATGCCGACATCCGTCCGCTGACGCGGACGGGGAACGTCTATTTGCGGTACTACTTCATCGAAGCGGCGGAGAGGGTCCGGGTGCGGGACCCGCAGTTCAAAGCCTTTTACGAGAAGAAGTACCACGAAGCCACGCACCACGCGCATAAGCGGGCGTTGGTCTTGACGGCACGCAAGTTGGTCGGCGTGGTCTACGGGATGCTGACCCGGGGCCAAATCTACGACGAAAGGAAGTTGATGCCGCACTAA
- a CDS encoding DUF2079 domain-containing protein, with product MALGYIPLAKLAKLWGLSPESLVVIGGLYLLNPLVIAGNLYDFHMSLLAIPFLLWAFVLAQKSQLGAFTLTLLLFTGFGIHGTLVMALFTLVLLLQKDRRFALVTFSVLIVWFLVLHLGFDLSWARWLLPGVYPLNFHISMRTVLYSIWVIAPFLFVATLILRHKAFYLSPYWIMALIGLSIHLFSSNLAQSSPFDQDSAWLVPFLLWAVMDTLRHFSRVTWSKKAHGFINAVLLGMLALMALDFYHSAWRVRPQNTAALTKALAHVSLHQEIYAQNNVLPHLGMTPYAVPLSRLNPLHLAYGAQVIWDTQFSDHITSAKVYAFLHTLSHSPKADIVFQDAGVIVFKITARH from the coding sequence GTGGCATTAGGATACATTCCTCTGGCGAAATTAGCCAAGTTATGGGGCCTATCCCCAGAATCCCTGGTTGTGATAGGAGGATTGTACCTTCTAAATCCCTTAGTGATTGCTGGTAATCTTTATGATTTTCATATGAGCCTCTTGGCTATTCCCTTTTTACTATGGGCCTTTGTCTTGGCTCAGAAATCCCAGTTAGGAGCCTTTACCCTAACTCTCCTTCTATTCACGGGTTTTGGGATTCACGGAACATTGGTTATGGCATTGTTCACGCTGGTATTGCTGTTGCAAAAAGACCGGCGGTTTGCCCTCGTGACGTTTTCTGTGCTGATTGTGTGGTTTCTCGTCTTACACCTGGGATTTGACTTATCATGGGCGCGTTGGCTTTTGCCCGGTGTTTATCCGTTAAACTTTCATATCTCCATGCGCACGGTACTTTATAGCATTTGGGTGATAGCGCCCTTTTTGTTCGTAGCGACACTGATCCTTCGTCACAAGGCGTTTTACTTGAGTCCCTATTGGATTATGGCCCTAATTGGGTTAAGTATTCATCTATTTTCAAGCAATTTGGCACAATCCTCACCCTTTGACCAAGACTCTGCGTGGTTGGTACCGTTTTTGTTGTGGGCTGTGATGGACACGTTAAGACACTTTTCGCGGGTTACCTGGTCCAAAAAAGCACATGGGTTTATAAATGCTGTGCTTTTGGGAATGCTCGCATTAATGGCTTTAGATTTTTATCATTCGGCTTGGCGCGTCAGGCCCCAAAATACGGCGGCATTGACCAAAGCCCTTGCTCATGTTTCTCTCCACCAGGAAATTTATGCACAAAATAACGTGCTACCGCATTTGGGCATGACACCTTACGCGGTGCCTTTAAGTCGTCTTAATCCTTTGCACCTGGCCTATGGGGCGCAGGTGATTTGGGACACCCAGTTTAGTGATCACATCACTTCAGCCAAGGTTTATGCCTTTTTGCATACCCTATCTCACTCCCCAAAGGCCGACATTGTCTTTCAAGACGCGGGTGTTATCGTATTCAAAATTACCGCGCGCCATTAA
- a CDS encoding ABC transporter permease, with translation MSKPVRMDESSHESASSPSVSLWKSQWQKRFHQIGLWAELTRNLAVRDVETRYKHSILGLYWAIINPLVTAAIFGFVFGVVFHASSKPIPYVVFMLTGITFWNFFANGVMSAVGSISGNAALLAKIYFPRIVLPTASVLARFIDFLFSLLVLIVFIFIYHTPIYWTTLWIPVILVLQIFFTLGIGYLVAALNVLYRDVNQLMGLILLVWMYFSPVMYPVTNLKPSLRSILLMNPMGSLLQMERDVIFTGHLQYPIFAWVALAWTVFVFLAGVSLFRRIEPLFAEVM, from the coding sequence GTGTCAAAGCCTGTCCGTATGGATGAATCATCACACGAGAGTGCATCGTCACCCTCTGTGTCATTATGGAAAAGCCAGTGGCAAAAGCGTTTCCATCAAATCGGGTTGTGGGCCGAATTAACGCGCAATTTGGCAGTACGAGATGTGGAAACCCGTTATAAACACTCGATCTTGGGGTTATATTGGGCCATCATCAACCCCTTAGTGACCGCGGCGATCTTTGGATTTGTCTTTGGGGTTGTCTTTCATGCTTCCAGTAAGCCGATTCCCTATGTGGTTTTTATGTTGACGGGAATCACATTTTGGAACTTTTTTGCTAATGGCGTGATGTCGGCTGTTGGGAGCATATCCGGCAATGCGGCTTTATTGGCGAAGATTTATTTTCCTCGTATTGTGTTGCCGACGGCATCAGTTTTGGCGCGCTTTATTGATTTCCTATTTTCATTACTTGTGCTCATTGTCTTTATCTTTATTTATCACACCCCTATTTATTGGACGACCTTATGGATTCCTGTTATTTTAGTGCTGCAAATATTCTTTACGCTCGGGATTGGTTACTTAGTGGCGGCCTTAAATGTTCTCTACCGCGATGTGAACCAGCTTATGGGCCTTATTCTTTTGGTGTGGATGTATTTTTCTCCGGTTATGTATCCTGTTACCAATCTGAAACCCAGCCTCCGTAGTATTTTGTTAATGAATCCGATGGGCAGCCTGTTGCAAATGGAACGTGATGTGATTTTTACTGGCCATTTGCAATATCCCATTTTTGCTTGGGTAGCTCTGGCCTGGACGGTTTTTGTATTTTTGGCTGGGGTTAGTCTTTTTAGACGGATTGAACCGCTATTTGCTGAGGTGATGTAG
- a CDS encoding ABC transporter ATP-binding protein encodes MATIVVDHVWKQFMLRRDRADSVGQLLTRMIPKRRRKAPAEPFWALKDISLNMPAGTSFGIVGNNGSGKSTLLKILTRTMSPTRGHIHIEGRVSALVELGAGFHPDFTGRENVYLNASILGISRRAIEKKMDDIIDFAEIRPFIDTPVKYYSSGMHARLGFAVATSVEPEILIVDEVLAVGDEAFQQKCMDRIFHMKREGTSILLVSHDLSSIERLMDQAIWINKGVMQKSGLPRDVVLAYRQSVLDQNPQNPAEEFTTSEVKRDSEGPLQLQQAFVRSRDKIIDTLLSGDSLNVVIVMENHGPDAFRGHLSLALRRPDGLEIASFSTLLDGTPVIFPQGTVRVSLNMPELYLTAGQYEMSVTLYDDNGRRLREWPGAIPLAVQSMARSPGLLVLPHTWQVE; translated from the coding sequence GTGGCAACCATTGTTGTGGATCATGTCTGGAAACAATTTATGCTGCGCCGCGATAGGGCCGATAGTGTGGGACAGCTGTTGACCCGTATGATCCCAAAGCGCCGGAGAAAGGCACCTGCGGAACCGTTCTGGGCTTTAAAAGACATTTCATTGAACATGCCTGCTGGGACCTCTTTTGGTATTGTGGGCAATAACGGTTCGGGAAAAAGCACGTTATTAAAAATTTTGACGCGAACGATGAGTCCGACTCGAGGACATATTCATATTGAAGGCCGGGTTTCGGCGCTGGTGGAGTTGGGGGCTGGTTTCCATCCTGACTTTACTGGTCGGGAAAATGTCTACTTGAACGCGTCCATTTTAGGGATCAGCCGCCGGGCTATTGAAAAAAAGATGGATGACATTATCGATTTTGCAGAAATTCGACCGTTCATTGATACCCCGGTGAAGTATTATTCCTCTGGAATGCATGCCCGCTTGGGATTTGCCGTAGCGACCAGCGTGGAACCCGAAATTCTTATTGTGGATGAGGTCCTTGCAGTCGGTGATGAAGCCTTCCAACAAAAATGTATGGACCGTATTTTTCATATGAAGCGGGAAGGCACGAGTATTTTGTTGGTATCCCATGATCTGTCATCCATTGAACGGCTTATGGATCAAGCCATCTGGATTAATAAAGGGGTCATGCAAAAATCGGGTCTTCCCCGTGATGTGGTCTTAGCGTATCGTCAAAGCGTGTTAGATCAAAATCCACAAAACCCCGCCGAGGAATTCACCACTTCGGAAGTCAAACGAGATAGTGAAGGCCCTTTGCAGTTGCAACAGGCTTTTGTGCGTAGTCGGGATAAAATTATTGATACGTTATTATCGGGGGACTCTTTAAATGTGGTCATCGTTATGGAAAATCATGGACCTGATGCGTTTAGGGGGCATTTGAGCTTGGCCTTAAGACGGCCAGATGGGCTTGAAATTGCCAGTTTCTCGACGTTACTGGACGGTACACCAGTCATCTTCCCACAAGGAACAGTGCGGGTTTCTTTAAATATGCCGGAACTGTATTTAACGGCTGGCCAATATGAAATGAGTGTGACCTTATATGATGATAATGGTCGCCGGTTAAGAGAATGGCCGGGAGCCATCCCCTTGGCGGTGCAATCCATGGCACGAAGCCCAGGGCTATTAGTGCTTCCGCACACGTGGCAGGTGGAATAG
- a CDS encoding glycosyltransferase family 4 protein: MTRPVIGIDARYGMHSPRRGIGEYIYQLLRHLADIPRPYDLYLYADERADNETIKQFRSAFPIEILKAPNFFWWEQLAMPYAARSMSLIHGTANIGPLRTRQPLVLTVHDVIEWHRGKDFGGQIPLRHHLSRLYRMNALNYLVRKSSLIFTVSHHAAQDIAATLNVPIDNIMVTPLAPKYQSDNIMWPKKPFVLVLGAMDPRKNLALVMKTAAMLVRRGVHFKVVGIESHHLSRVMQETVVPDNVELCSMINDVALADLYAEASCFVYPSLYEGFGLPILEAMSLGCPVITGTNSSLPEIGGDAAFYVDSLDPSHWADAIWQVITHPEQQKNLAERGQQRAGRFDWNKTASLTDEGYRRVLGL, encoded by the coding sequence GTGACAAGGCCCGTCATTGGTATTGATGCGCGCTACGGAATGCATAGCCCCCGCCGAGGTATTGGGGAATATATTTACCAATTGCTTCGCCATCTAGCGGATATTCCTAGGCCCTATGATCTATACCTGTATGCGGATGAACGAGCGGATAATGAGACCATCAAACAATTTCGCTCGGCGTTTCCCATAGAGATTCTCAAGGCTCCCAATTTCTTTTGGTGGGAACAATTGGCTATGCCCTATGCGGCGCGTTCCATGTCATTAATTCATGGGACGGCCAATATCGGGCCGCTACGAACGAGACAACCTTTAGTGCTGACGGTTCATGACGTCATCGAATGGCACCGGGGCAAGGATTTCGGAGGTCAGATTCCCTTGCGCCATCATCTGAGCCGACTATACCGGATGAATGCCCTCAACTATTTAGTGCGGAAAAGCTCGCTGATCTTTACGGTGTCTCACCATGCGGCCCAAGATATTGCGGCAACGTTAAATGTTCCCATTGACAATATTATGGTGACGCCTTTGGCTCCTAAATATCAAAGTGACAACATAATGTGGCCCAAAAAGCCCTTTGTTTTAGTCTTGGGAGCCATGGACCCCAGAAAAAATCTGGCCCTGGTGATGAAAACGGCGGCTATGTTGGTGAGGCGGGGGGTGCATTTTAAAGTGGTGGGAATCGAATCCCATCATTTATCCCGGGTGATGCAGGAGACTGTGGTACCGGACAATGTGGAATTATGCTCGATGATTAATGACGTTGCGTTAGCGGATTTATACGCCGAAGCGAGCTGTTTTGTCTATCCCAGCCTGTATGAGGGGTTTGGCCTACCGATTTTGGAGGCGATGTCCTTGGGCTGTCCTGTCATTACCGGAACCAACAGTTCATTGCCCGAAATAGGGGGCGATGCCGCATTCTATGTGGATTCGCTCGATCCCTCTCACTGGGCCGATGCGATTTGGCAGGTCATTACGCACCCTGAACAACAAAAAAATTTGGCAGAGCGGGGACAACAGCGCGCTGGGCGGTTTGACTGGAATAAGACGGCTTCCCTAACCGATGAAGGATATCGGCGTGTTCTTGGGCTTTAA
- a CDS encoding glycosyltransferase family 4 protein, whose translation MSGQRERVGIAQYIARLLAEYQHDSQNVVLHPLSYEKNDSESDGVAVRVIPRIKGIPWQSLLLPWHLRRHHYDVFHGPAFSIPPFSSVPSVVTIHDAAFYRMPEVVRSDTVRYLMQVVPRSMRNATKIIVPSWEVREDLLKMASDLSPDRIAVIALGSDRLRDIPPSPASFLEAPYFLHVGTIEPRKNLEFLLEVFNEIVTKGHLPHHLVLAGSNGWNNESFWRTYENFPLKDRVHILGYVSDSETVRLYHDAAIYLSPSHYEGFGLGSFEALWHGCPVIASPTGGVRDHTVEGLYVLPTDHVELWTQKIMEMVKERVDVDQKALPTWHQTYAQHAALYHEVSHGKR comes from the coding sequence TTGTCCGGACAACGGGAACGGGTAGGCATTGCCCAATATATCGCGCGTTTATTGGCCGAATACCAACATGACAGCCAAAATGTCGTCTTGCATCCTTTATCTTATGAAAAGAATGACAGTGAATCGGATGGGGTAGCCGTTCGGGTCATTCCCCGTATCAAAGGAATCCCCTGGCAAAGTCTCTTATTGCCATGGCATTTAAGGCGTCATCACTATGATGTGTTTCATGGCCCGGCATTTAGTATTCCTCCCTTTAGTTCCGTCCCGTCAGTAGTTACGATCCATGATGCCGCCTTTTACCGTATGCCTGAAGTGGTACGGTCCGATACGGTTCGCTATCTGATGCAGGTCGTACCGCGCTCAATGCGAAATGCCACCAAAATTATCGTTCCGTCTTGGGAAGTGCGAGAGGATTTGTTAAAAATGGCTTCAGACTTGAGTCCAGATCGTATTGCTGTGATTGCGCTGGGCAGTGATCGTTTAAGAGATATTCCGCCATCGCCTGCATCATTTCTGGAAGCCCCCTATTTTCTTCATGTGGGAACGATTGAGCCTCGTAAGAATTTGGAGTTTTTGCTAGAGGTATTCAACGAGATCGTCACAAAGGGCCATTTGCCCCATCATCTCGTATTGGCCGGATCAAATGGCTGGAACAATGAATCGTTTTGGCGGACTTATGAGAACTTCCCGCTGAAAGACCGGGTGCATATTTTGGGGTATGTGTCAGATAGTGAGACGGTGAGATTGTATCACGATGCGGCCATATATCTTTCGCCTTCCCATTATGAAGGCTTTGGCCTTGGGAGTTTTGAGGCGTTGTGGCATGGTTGTCCCGTCATTGCTTCGCCGACAGGAGGCGTGAGGGATCATACTGTGGAAGGACTTTATGTCTTACCCACGGACCATGTGGAATTATGGACTCAAAAAATTATGGAAATGGTAAAAGAACGAGTAGATGTTGACCAAAAAGCGTTGCCTACCTGGCATCAGACGTATGCTCAGCACGCAGCCCTTTATCATGAGGTGAGTCATGGAAAACGATGA